The following is a genomic window from Candidatus Moraniibacteriota bacterium.
GACGACAACGACGTTTTCGAGTCCGATTGTGGCAATGAGCTTTTTGTCTGAGAGAATGAGGCATTTCTCACTTCCCACATCGATATGATTTCCGCGTGCGATGATGGAGACTTCATGCCGCTTCTCGAGAAGATCAAAGAGCGCAGACCAGTTGCCGACATCGCTCCATTCGAGTGGTGCCGGTATGACAGCTCGTTTTTCCGGGGGGAGTTTTTCAATAATGGCGGGTTCTATCGGATCATTCGGCAGTTCTTCAAAAAGCTTCTGTGTTTCTTGGGGATTATCTCTGGTGTTTCTCATGCGTTCGAGTGTCTGTGAGAGTTCCGGGGTGAAGACTCTTATTTGGGCCAAAAAAGCGCGTGCTGAGAAAATGAAATACCCGGCATTCCAGAGGTATTCCCAGTTTTTCAGATACTCCTCAGCGGTTTCTCGATCGGGCTTCTCTTTGAAGGAGTCGATTGAAAAGACTCGGTGGTCGTGAACAACGCCGAGATCCTCACCCATTTTTATGTATCCAAAACCAGTGTCCGGAGCCGTGGGATTGATGCCTATAGTGACTATTTTGTCATTGAATTTTGACGCAGTTTCGAATGCGGAAAGAAGTGCCGGAGAGAATGCATCGCCATTGGTGATAACGTGATCGGAAGCGATGGTGGCGACGATGGCGTCGGGATCGCGATCAAATATTTCCTGTGCTGCCAGAGCGATAGCGGCGGCGGTACCGCGGGGAGCTGGCTCGATAATGAGATGATCGGCTTCGATTTCCGGGAGAAGATCGAGAACTTTCCGGCGATATCGGTCGCTCGTACCCACGAATATATTGCCGGTACCGGCGAGTGTCTTCCGAAGCCGTTCCCAGGTGTCTTCCAGGAGGGTCGATCCGCTTTCCGACAAGAAATTATGGAATTGTTTCGGTTTGGATTTTCTAGAGAGCGGCCAGAGTCGAGTGCCGCTCCCGCCCGCCATGATGACAGCGTAGAAGTGTGGATACTGAATAGGCTGTTCGCAAGTGTCTTCCGGCATAGGACTTTTCGAAGTTATGTGCGATATGACAGGTTAAACGATGAGATAAAACAAACGGCGTATCCTCGAGAAGATCGTCTTCTTAAGGGGATTGAATTTCGTCCAAAGCTTTCCCTGATATTCGCACCATAGCGCGTTTTCTGTTTTTTGCAAGGGTTTTGCTATAATGCCAACATGATTGAGAAATTGAAATCTCCTTGGCGCCGGAGAGATGATCAATGGAACGATGATCGGGAGATCCCCTCGAAGATGTCGGGAAAGTTTCGTCGTGTTGTGAGGAGTGTTGCGATTCTTCTTGGGGTGGCGGTGATTGGCGGGTCAATAGCGGGCGGGGTCAACATGTGGCTTGCTCGTCGATCGGAACAATCGAAGCTACTGGCGGTTGAGAATGGAAAATCACAGGAGAGCGCTTTAAATGCCATAGAAGGTTCGCCGGTTGAATCGAATCCGGTGGCGGAAGTGCTGGGAGAGAATGATTTGGGAAGTATCGGCGTGCTTTCAAGTGAGAATTACCGTGTCGGGCAAATTGTACTTGGAGGCGATGTGGGATTGCTCTCGCAGGGTGATGAGCTGACTGAGCTTGGCATAAACGATATTCGCGGCGAAACATTGAGCAGTAAAAACCAAAATGAGGGTCGCGCGCTTATTACCTGGAGAACCAGTAAGGCAGCAAAGTCGACCCTGACTTATAGTAAAACGGCTGGCGGAAGCGAAAAGTCCATTGACGAGGATGGATTCGGTATGTCACATAGCGCCGTTCTTTCCAACCTGGATCTTTCTTCGACGTATCTCTATACGGTGACGGTCCGTGATCGCTATGGAAATGAGGTGACGAGTGATCCGCATGCGGTATATACGGGGACTCGCGTCGTATCGCTTTTCGAGCTTATTACCAATGCGTTGCAAGAGGTCTTCGGGTGGGCAGTAAAGAAATAACAAGTATCAAATTCTCTGTGGGAACCGCGCGGTTCCCTTGGGTCATTGAGTACGTGGATCATTCGAGGTGATTTTGACACGAAGAAGCTGAAGAATAGCAACGGATCATTTGGTTCGAACGCCGAGAACGGAATCTGTTTTGCGTAGTGGAGAAAGGATTTTATCTCTCTTGACAGAGCTCGGACGAGCTTTGTTTTTTTATCAATTTTGTAGTACTATTATGACTAAGCACATGGGTGCATTTTCTTAATTCAGATGCTCTCGACTGAAGTGGCGAGGAGAACACGCTTTTGTTCTCCCGAAGCACTTCGATCCTGAATGCATTTCTTCAATCAAAACAAAAAGAGGAGCCTCTTCACTTTGATTCGTTCGGTGTTGCAGGCAGAAGAGCATTTCATTGTACTTCTTTCGGTAGGAATACTGGCGGGAGTTTGTCTCTGGGGAATGGCTTCTCAGTCTGTTTTTGCGCAGGCAATTCCCGGCACGGCACAGGTGCTGGGGAGTGAGAAGCAAATCAGTGCTTCGGCAATACTTCTGGATGGCAAAGGATCGCCAGTGCCAAATGGCGAGTATGAAGTGCGGTTTAGTATCTACCGTGCCGACCGGACAACGAGCGATCCGTATCCATCTGACACGGATGCCCCGCTTCGTGTGTGGGAGGAAACGCAAACAGCGACCGTGAAGAATGGCATCATGAATGCCTATCTCGGTGTCACGACGCCTTTCCCTGGAAATCTTACTTTCGAAGGCGGGGAATACTTTCTTGGGGTTCGCGTGGGAACGGATTCGGAAATGATTCCGCGGAAGAAGTTCGGCACTTTCACCAATGCGATTAATTCGCAGTTTTTGCGTGGTCGGACATTTGGCACAAATGCGGGAGATATTGCGACCTATGGCACCAATGGGAAATTTGATATCAAGCAGCTTCCGACGGGAACGAGCGGGAATAAGTTGCTTCTTGCAAACAATAAGGATTTTACGGGAGTGCTCGATGATGTATCGGGTCTCTTGGATGATGTCTCAACGCTTCAGAACGACAGTCATGCGCAGAATACCGATACGGGGACAGACTCCCTGACATTCAATGTAGGATCCGATACGGCAGTCGGCTCATCAAACTTTGGTTTTACTGTTTCGAGCGCTGGCACGAAACCGGAGCTCCGATATAACAGCTCTTTGAGTCAGTGGGAATTCTCCGATGACGGTTCGGTCTTTACGGCACTCAATGCTGGTTCTGGAGGTGGCGTGAATGGATCGGGCACGAGCGGACAGATTGCCTACTGGACAGGGACAAGCACGCTTGGATCGGAAGCACATCTCTCAGCTTCGCGTGGTGGAACGGGTATCGACACATCAAGCTCGACGGGTGTGCCAGTTGTTTCGTCCGGCACATGGAGCATTGCCTCGGCACTTGGCGTGTCGCAGGGCGGCACAGGACTTTCCTCAACACCAGCGAATGGGGAATTGCTTATCGGGAATGGATCCGGGTTTGCACTTGCGACGCTTTCGACTGGAAGTGGTCTTGCGCTTTCGAATGGGGCAGGATCAATTAACTTGGCACTTGACGTGACGACGACAGGCACAACTGCTACAACGCAGTCGAATTCTGGACTTGAGCTGGTTGCATCGGGACTTCGGCTTCTTGGCGGATGCTCCGATGGGGAAATACTTAAATGGGACAGTGGAAGCTCGGTGTGGGCATGTTCGAGTGATCTTGGTGGTGCAACGGCGATTATCAATGTGAATGAAGGGTCGACAGCCTATACTGGCATTGATACGCTTACATTTGACGCGGATGACTTCAGTATTTCCCAACTCGGAAGCGAAGCAACAGTGACGATTGATTATGCAAATTCCGGTATCGCTCGGCTTGGTCAGGATGAAACCGTGACGGGGGCTTGGGACTTTTCCGGAAATACTACTTTTGGCACGATTGTTGGTGGTGTCTGGAATGGTACAGCGATCGGTGCGACCTATGGTGGCACTGGCATTAATACCTCCGGCTCAACTGGCGTACCGTATATAACGGGTGGCACATGGAGCGTTGATGCGACGGCGCTCTCGGTTGCACATGGAGGAACGGGTGCGACGAGTCTTGCAAACTTGATTGCCCTCACCACCGACACCACCGGCAACTACGTCCAATCCATTACCAATGGCAACGGTATCACTGGTGGAAACGGAGGATCTGAAGGAGCAACTCTCACCCTCTCCCTCAACCTCCTCACCTCCGCAGACGGCACCGGCTCCACCTCCTCCAACTCCGGCCTCGAATTCCAAGGCACCAGCTCCAATGAACTCTCTCTCCTCCAAGGATGTGCTAACAACGAAGTCCTTTCTTGGAACGACTCTACAAATGTCTGGCAATGTGCCAGCGTCTCCGGAGTAGGCGGTGTTACCGGAAGCGCCACCAGCGGACAGGTTGCCTATTGGACCGGAACCTCAACGCTCTCCGGAGAAGATCAGGTAACTGTTGCCCAAGGGGGAACGGGAATCGGAAGCTATACCACCGGAGACATTCTCTATGCGTCAGGAGCCACAACTCTTGCCAAACTTGCTGATGTTGCAACCGGAAATGTTCTTATCTCCGGAGGGGTGGGAGTGCAACCGCAGTGGGGGAAGGTGGCGCTCGGAAGTGCTGTGAGTGGGACTCTTCCGGTAGCGAATGGAGGAACGGGGGCGACTACGCTCACGGCCAACGGAGTCATTTATGGAAACGGTACTGGCGCCATTCAAGCGACTTCTGCCGGAACCGACGCTCAAATACTCATAGCCAATGCTTCCGGTGTGCCTACGTTCGTTACTCTGGGCGGCGACGCTACGGTCAACAATTCCGGATCTCTCACCATTGCTGCCAACAGTGTTGCCCTCACCACCGACACCACCGGCAACTACGTCCAATCCATTACCAATGGCAACGGTATCACTGGTGGAAACGGAGGATCTGAAGGAGCAACTCTCACCCTCTCCCTCAACCTCCTCACCTCCGCAGACGGCACCGGCTCCACCTCCTCCAACTCCGGCCTCGAATTCCAAGGCACCAGCTCCAATGAACTCTCTCTCCTCCAAGGATGTGCTAACAACGAAGTCCTTTCTTGGAACGACTCTACAAATGTCTGGCAATGTGCCAGCGTCTCCGGAGTAGGCGGTGTTACCGGAAGCGCCACCAGCGGACAGGTTGCCTATTGGACCGGAACCTCAACGCTCTCCGGAGAAGATCAGGTAACTGTTGCCCAAGGGGGAACGGGAATCGGAAGCTACACCACCGGAGACATTCTCTATGCGTCAGGAGCCACGACTCTCGCTAAACTTGCTGATGTCGCAACCGGAAATGTTCTTATCTCCGGAGGGGTGGGAGTGCAACCGCAGTGGGGGAAGGTGGCTTTGGGCACATATACCTCAGGGAATTACGTGGCGAATGCGAGTACGTCGACACTTACAGGGTTGACTGGCGGGTCCGGCGGATCGGTGGGCGCGTCGCTCTCGCTCGCTTTTGACTACACGACTCCGCTTACGGGTGACCCGGCGCTTTCGGCAAACAATGCTATCTTTGGAACCAACGGACTCATCTTCGAAGGGGCGACCGCGAATACATTTGAGACCTATGTCACTTTGACTGACCCAACGGCAGATCGAACGCTGACGCTTCCCAATGTGACTGGAACGATTGCAACGCTGAATGGCGGTCAAATATTTACTTCCGCCACATGGAACGGCACGGCGATCGGCGCGACCTATGGCGGTACAGGCATCAATACGATTGGTTCAACCGGTGTGCCATATATAAATGGCGGGGCATGGAGCGTCGACTCAGCGGCGCTTGCCGTGGCGCATGGTGGGACGGGACTTACGACTTTTGGCGGGACAAATACGCTTCTTTATACGACAACTGCTAATACGCTCGCGTCTATTTCGGCTGCGGCAAATAGTATTCTGGTGACGAACGGGTCGAATGTTCCTTCGCTTTCGACCGATATCCCGACGGCGGTTACTATTGGTTCCGCCTATATCTACCGTGTGGGCGGTACTGATGTGTCGCTCGCCGACGGCGGCACCGGCTCCTCTCTCTCCGACCCCAATGCCGACCGCATCCTCTTCTGGGACGACTCCGCCGGAGCTGTCACCTGGCTTTCTCCTTCTTCCAACCTCTCTATTAGTACAACCACTCTTGATCTCGCCTCTTCCATAAACATCAATACGCTCCAACTCGGCACCGACGGCACCGACGGTTCTTTCATCATCTACTCCGAACAAGGGGCAACTGACTATACCACTACCTTCCAACCGGGAGCACAGTCACAAAACATTACCTATACGCTTCCGAATGATGATGGAACAAGCGGACAGGTGCTTATTACGGATGGGACGGGAGCACTCTCGTGGTCGAGTGTTTCCGGTGCGGGCGGTGTGACAGGGACAAGCACGAGCGGGTATGCAGTCTATTGGGATAGTACGAACTCGATTGCTGGCGAGCCATACCTCTCCTTAACTCGCGGTGGAACAGGAACAACGCTTTCCGATCCGGGAGCCGATCGCATTCTCTTCTGGGACGATTCGGTCGGTGCGATTGATTGGCTTTCTGCCGGATCAAATCTTTCTATTAGTGGAACGACCATTAACCTCGCGTCGAGCATACAACTCGGATCGGACGGATCGGACGGAGTGCTTACCATTTATTCCGAGCAGGGTGCAACCGATTATACCTCGACTTTCCAGCCGGGAACGCAGACGCAGAATATCACTTATACGCTGCCGGCGGATGATGGTGCTGCGAGTCAGGTACTCGTCACTGATGGGACCGGGAACCTTTCGTGGCAATCGGTGTCTGGCGTTGGCGCGCTCGATGGATCAGGTTTAACTGATGCTGTTGCCTACTGGGTGGATAGCAACACGCTTACCTATGAAACAGCGCTCGCCCTTTCCCGTGGCGGCACCGGCTCCTCTCTCTCCGACCCCAATGCTGACCGCATCCTCTTCTGGGACGACTCTGCTGGAGCGGTCACTTGGCTTTCTCCTTCTTCCAACCTCTCTATTAGTACAACCACTCTTGACCTCGCTTCTTCTGTAAACGTCAATACTCTCCAACTCGGTACCGACGGCACCGACGGTTCTTTCATCATCTACTCCGAACAAGGGGCAACTGACTATACCACTACCTTCCAACCGGGAGCACAGTCACAGAACATCACCTATACGCTTCCGAATGATGATGGAACAAGCGGACAGGTGCTCATCACGGATGGATCAGGCATACTCTCCTGGACATCCGCTGGCTCTGGCGGTATCGGTGACATTACCGCGATCGGAGATGTAGCGAGTGGGGATGCCTTTACGGCAAGTGGTACCCAGGGAACCAGTCTCTACTTCTATGATGTGGATGGAAGGGGACAACTCACGATTGCCAATCTCACGGCTGCTCGGATGTATACGCTTCCAGATGCCACTGGAACTATTATCACTACGGGCAATCTCACCGGTATTACCGCAACAGGCACGATTGCGAGTGGGACGTGGAATGGGACAGCGATCGGTGCAGCGTATGGCGGAACCGGACTTGATACATCCGGTGGTTCGACGACTGGAGTGCCTACTATTAGTAGTGGGGTGTGGAGTGTCTCGAGTTCGCTTGATGTGACGCTTGGTGGTACCGGCACGAGCGCACTTTCCTCCGGCGGTCTTCTCTATGGTAATGGCACTTCGGCAATCGGCGCTTTGAGCGTGATGACGAATGGCCAACTCCTTATCGGCGATGGCACGGGCGTGCCGACACTTGCGACGCTTTCGGAAGGGGATGGGGTTACGGTGACAAATGGCGCCGGTTCCATCACCCTCTCCCTCAACCTCCTCACCTCCGCAGACGGTACCGGCTCCACCTCCTCCAACTCCGGCCTCGAATTCCAAGGCACCAGCTCCAATGAACTCTCTCTCCTCCAAGGATGTGCTAACAACGAAGTCCTTTCTTGGAACGACTCTACAAATGTCTGGCAATGTGCCAGCGTCTCCGGAGTAGGCGGTGTTACCGGAAGCGCCACCAGCGGACAGGTTGCCTATTGGACCGGAACCTCAACGCTCTCCGGAGAAGATCAGGTAACTGTTGCCCAAGGGGAACGGGAATCGGAAGCTATACCACCGGAGACATTCTCTATGCGTCAGGAGCCACAACTCTTGCCAAACTTGCTGATGTCGCAACCGGAAATGTTCTTATCTCCGGAGGGGTGGGAGTGGCACCGAGCTGGGGGAAGGTGGCATTGGGTACGCATACCTCGGGGAATTATGTTGCAAATGCGAGCACGTCGACCTTGACCGGTCTTACGGGCGGATCCGGCGGATCGGCGGGCGCGTCGCTCTCGCTCGCTTTTGACTACACGACTCCGCTTACGGGTGATCCGGCGCTTTCGGCAAATAATACAATCTTTGGAACAAACGGCCTTATATTTGAAGGGGCGACCGCGAATACATTTGAGACCTATGTCACTTTGACTGACCCAACGGCAGATCGAACACTGACACTTCCCAATGTGACCGGAACGATTGCAACGCTGAATGGCGGTCAAACATTTACTTCCGCCACATGGAACGGCACGGCGATCGGTGCGACCTATGGCGGTACAGGTATCAATACGATTGGTTCAACCGGTGTGCCATATATAAATGGCGGGGCGTGGAGCGTCGACTCAACAGCGCTTGCCGTGGCACATGGTGGCACGGGACTTACGACTTTTGGCGGGACAAATACGCTTCTTTATACGACAACTGCTAATACGCTCGCGTCTATTTCAGCTGCGGCAAATAGTATTCTGGTGACGAACGGGTCGAATGTTCCTTCGCTTGCAACTGATATCCCGACGGCGGTTACT
Proteins encoded in this region:
- a CDS encoding mannose-1-phosphate guanylyltransferase — translated: MPEDTCEQPIQYPHFYAVIMAGGSGTRLWPLSRKSKPKQFHNFLSESGSTLLEDTWERLRKTLAGTGNIFVGTSDRYRRKVLDLLPEIEADHLIIEPAPRGTAAAIALAAQEIFDRDPDAIVATIASDHVITNGDAFSPALLSAFETASKFNDKIVTIGINPTAPDTGFGYIKMGEDLGVVHDHRVFSIDSFKEKPDRETAEEYLKNWEYLWNAGYFIFSARAFLAQIRVFTPELSQTLERMRNTRDNPQETQKLFEELPNDPIEPAIIEKLPPEKRAVIPAPLEWSDVGNWSALFDLLEKRHEVSIIARGNHIDVGSEKCLILSDKKLIATIGLENVVVVETDDCILVASKDKVSEMKTLLEKIRQEKGDNYL
- a CDS encoding fibronectin type III domain-containing protein, whose product is MIEKLKSPWRRRDDQWNDDREIPSKMSGKFRRVVRSVAILLGVAVIGGSIAGGVNMWLARRSEQSKLLAVENGKSQESALNAIEGSPVESNPVAEVLGENDLGSIGVLSSENYRVGQIVLGGDVGLLSQGDELTELGINDIRGETLSSKNQNEGRALITWRTSKAAKSTLTYSKTAGGSEKSIDEDGFGMSHSAVLSNLDLSSTYLYTVTVRDRYGNEVTSDPHAVYTGTRVVSLFELITNALQEVFGWAVKK